The segment CATCAGACATTTCACAAGATCGGGAGGAGTCTTCTGATTTAAATGAAAGAAGACCTGAGGGTGTGGAAGATGAAACAATCACACAAACGATTTTAATACCTGGATATAAAAGAGCTGCAAACAACAATAAAAGGTGTGTTTTTCTCAATTGCCCTCAAACAACACTGAGAAGCATATCAGATAATTTTCGTGCTCTTTTGATTAAAGATCATAGgttttatatacctaaattAGCTCGTATATGCGATGATCATATAAATAGCAATTTGTGGGGTACACTTTTCGAAGCTGATAACTCCATTGAAACATTTAGTGCTGATCAAATAGCACATGTTTTTTCATTTGTCAATTCTTTAAATGTGACAATAGATTTTGAAAACCCATTAGAAATGGATGATCAGCTATTTCGCTACTGGATTGGGTATACAAAGGATCAATTCCGTACACTATTAGAAGAAATGCCTCGATTGAGTGAAATTAGAAAAGGGACAGTGGGTTTAGCCATactgttaattaaaatgagaACTGGAGACTCAGATGAAAGAATCTCTTTATTAATTGGAATGCCAAGAAGAACAATGGAGACATTAATGCATAAAGTGCGTGAAATTCTTGTACAAGACTTTGTTCCTTCCAATTTAGGCATCAATCATATATCAAGAGAACAGTTGCGTCAACACTCTCTATCAATCCctgaaggtttatatgggaATGGAAGTAATGCCATTGTTATTTGTGatggtacatacatttatattcataaaagtTCCAATTACATGTTccaaaaacaaacttattccCTACATAAATACCGAAACTTGGTTAAACCTTTCTTGATTGTAGCATGTGATGGttatattattgatattttcgGCCCATACAAGGCAACTACATCAGATGCTGATATTATGAAAAGCCTCTTTTCAGAAGGATCTGCTCTAAGATCATATTTTTTAGAAGATGATGTGTTCATTTTAGACCGTGGTTTCAGGGATAGTATTAGTTTATTAGAAGGATGTGGGTATAGAACTTGTACACCAGATACACTTTTAGAAGGAGAACGCCAACTTACTACAGCTCAAGCCAATGAGAGTCGCTGCGTAACACTGTGTAGATGGGTAGTAGAGGCTGTAAATGGTCAtttcaaaactaattttaaattatttagacAAGAATACTTTCACTTGGCTCTGCCTAACTTATGTGAACTTTTTTCAATTGCAGCGGCTCTATTAAATAGGTTTGGTGTTCGATTTCAAGACAATGTGTacgtaaatgaaatattagagATAATAAGAGAACGTAAAAcacttgaaaataatttatcaaataaaattgatgaattaaatatgaatagaCGCACATCCTTCTTTGAAAGCATCACAGCtgatagaaataatatttcatatttccCTGTAATGGAAGAGagagatttaatattattcgcTCTTGGAACTTACCAGATTAGGCAAGCCCGGTCATACTATGGGGAACATATTAGAAGTCATGGGGGATACAGGATAGAAGTGAGTAGAGAATATGTGCGATCATCTGAATATGATCTTAGGGTGCGTCCACATCTGGCGAATGTGCCGCGAATGTGCAGCTCGCGAGCCGTTTGCGAGCTGCGCGCGTACAATTTTGTTCGAGCGCCGCTCCTGCGCCGCCCGCGCGCAGTTCACGCGCAACCTAAGCGCCGTACGCGATCagcgcgcgggcggcgcgctaGCGGCTCGCGTCTTCCTTCCACCCGCGTCTCAATCCCCGCACCCCTTACCCGCTCAGTTCGTTTCTGATTATTGGAGGTTAAGTACGTGTTGTCATGGAGTGGACGGAGGAGAACTGTTTACGCTTAATTGAAACATATAAAAGATTTCCAGTTTTGTGGGATCCTAAAGATCAATATTACTatagaaaaaatgtaaaaaatgatGCGTGGAAAGAAATTGGTGCTATAATGGGAAGCGATTATGAACAATGCCGTAGCAAACTGTTAAGTCTTTTATCTTCTTTTAGAAGAGAGAAAGGAAAAAGTCAAAAAAGTAAAGGGACAGGGAAAGGCGAGTAAAAAactatttgttactttttatgttttattttattagttaaattGACTatgtaactaatattattctatatttttaggtGCATCCGAGACTTACAAAAGTAGATGGTTTGCCTATGACGCTTTTTCCTTTTTAGCTGATCGGGATAAACCAAGGAAACGTATAAATActgtaagtaattaaatcaACAATATTTATCTTGAAATGCAATACGGCCTTCATTTACGCAATAAGAAGCAATCTCATCTCTTATTTCGTTTATTTCTCTTGAATATCTTATTTGTGATGTTTGAATATTTGAAAGAGATGTCAAATTAGGTACGGAttgatttatatacatattggAATTAGTTGTATAACTATCGGTGGCGTTctgtttcaaataattatgcaAGTGAATAATACTCATAACGACTACTTCAGCAACTTCTGGTTTTAATATCATAGGTTTTCTAAGTACCCTAAAAATGGATGATGCAATGCCAAAGGCACTCTCAACAATTCTGCGAGCTCTGCTTAATCTATAGTTAAAAATGCG is part of the Amyelois transitella isolate CPQ chromosome 20, ilAmyTran1.1, whole genome shotgun sequence genome and harbors:
- the LOC132902989 gene encoding uncharacterized protein LOC132902989, coding for MNENDFVCEACRDLLIFAINDNLQQEVTSGDGEQAGSSQRGHTNVCLLCGCSITQRQSDRILRDNPNELHQSMIDIIKNKVAPRQVTTTDRVCHACWLRTQREVRRMHHVDSEHGQQSASDISQDREESSDLNERRPEGVEDETITQTILIPGYKRAANNNKRCVFLNCPQTTLRSISDNFRALLIKDHRFYIPKLARICDDHINSNLWGTLFEADNSIETFSADQIAHVFSFVNSLNVTIDFENPLEMDDQLFRYWIGYTKDQFRTLLEEMPRLSEIRKGTVGLAILLIKMRTGDSDERISLLIGMPRRTMETLMHKVREILVQDFVPSNLGINHISREQLRQHSLSIPEGLYGNGSNAIVICDGTYIYIHKSSNYMFQKQTYSLHKYRNLVKPFLIVACDGYIIDIFGPYKATTSDADIMKSLFSEGSALRSYFLEDDVFILDRGFRDSISLLEGCGYRTCTPDTLLEGERQLTTAQANESRCVTLCRWVVEAVNGHFKTNFKLFRQEYFHLALPNLCELFSIAAALLNRFGVRFQDNVYVNEILEIIRERKTLENNLSNKIDELNMNRRTSFFESITADRNNISYFPVMEERDLILFALGTYQIRQARSYYGEHIRSHGGYRIEVSREYVRSSEYDLRVRPHLANVPRMCSSRAVCELRAYNFVRAPLLRRPRAVHAQPKRRTRSARGRRASGSRLPSTRVSIPAPLTRSVRF